In the genome of Pseudarthrobacter sp. IC2-21, one region contains:
- a CDS encoding substrate-binding domain-containing protein: MKNFSWRKAALVAAVVPMMALSACSSQGGKAVDTGNAAGGGQVASTDRIKVALITHAAAGDTFWDIVRKGAEEASSKDNVELLYTSDPEAGRQAQLVQQAIDQKVDGIAVTLATPDALKDVLKKATDAGIPVVSLNAGESVSAQLGAFTHFGSNEQLAGQAVGGKLAEQGFKHPVCVIQQQGHVGLEARCAGVKAKVPGTEILYVDGKDMTSVQSTATAKLQAAKDADVIIGLGAPITLTLLKSVTDASSSAKVASFDLNADLAQKIVDGTVLFTVDQQPWLQGYMSVDSLWQAKRGGFKLGGGQPVLTGPTIVDKANASNVLKFAQQGVR; the protein is encoded by the coding sequence GTGAAGAACTTTTCGTGGCGGAAGGCGGCCCTGGTGGCGGCCGTCGTTCCGATGATGGCTCTCAGTGCTTGTTCCAGCCAGGGCGGCAAAGCCGTCGACACCGGCAACGCGGCCGGCGGCGGCCAGGTCGCCAGCACGGACCGGATCAAGGTGGCCCTCATCACCCACGCTGCGGCGGGCGATACGTTCTGGGACATTGTCCGCAAGGGCGCCGAGGAGGCTTCCTCGAAAGACAACGTGGAGCTGCTCTACACCAGCGATCCCGAAGCAGGGCGGCAGGCGCAGCTTGTCCAGCAGGCCATAGACCAGAAGGTTGACGGCATCGCGGTCACCCTTGCCACCCCGGACGCCCTCAAGGACGTGCTGAAGAAGGCCACCGACGCAGGCATTCCCGTAGTGAGCCTCAACGCGGGCGAGTCCGTCTCGGCGCAGCTTGGCGCCTTCACCCACTTCGGTTCCAATGAGCAGTTGGCAGGCCAGGCCGTGGGCGGCAAGCTCGCGGAGCAGGGCTTCAAGCACCCCGTCTGCGTTATCCAGCAGCAGGGCCACGTGGGCCTTGAAGCACGCTGTGCAGGTGTCAAGGCGAAGGTGCCCGGCACAGAGATCCTCTACGTTGACGGCAAGGACATGACCTCGGTCCAGTCCACGGCAACGGCGAAGCTCCAGGCCGCGAAGGATGCCGATGTGATCATCGGCCTCGGCGCCCCGATCACGCTGACCCTCCTCAAATCGGTCACGGACGCCAGCAGCTCCGCAAAGGTGGCCAGCTTCGACCTCAACGCCGACCTTGCCCAGAAGATCGTGGATGGAACCGTACTCTTCACGGTTGACCAGCAGCCGTGGCTCCAGGGCTACATGTCCGTTGACTCTCTCTGGCAGGCCAAGCGCGGCGGGTTCAAGCTTGGCGGCGGACAGCCGGTTCTGACCGGTCCCACCATCGTGGACAAGGCAAACGCCTCCAACGTTCTCAAATTCGCCCAGCAGGGCGTCCGCTAG
- a CDS encoding ABC transporter permease, with the protein MANTATLPPAPAPAAGTRGDERIGQRSPFQKLLGRPEVGALVGAVVLFIFFALVSQTFTQPNALATILYGSSTIGIMAVGVSLLMIGGEFDLSTGVAVISSALTASLFSWNFSMNAWVGVGLALVVSLGIGFINGWILIKTKLPSFIVTLATFLMLTGLNLALTRLIGGSVSSPSISKLDGFDSARAVFASSISVGGVEVKITVFFWIILVAVASWVLLRTKVGNWIFAAGGDANAARAVGVPVTKTKIGLFMAVGFCGWILGMHNLFAFDAVQSGEGVGNEFLYIIAAVIGGCLLTGGYGSAVGGAIGAFIFGMANKGIVYAQWNPDWFKFFLGLMLLLATIVNLIVKRRAELK; encoded by the coding sequence ATGGCAAATACAGCAACCCTGCCACCGGCACCGGCCCCAGCGGCCGGGACACGTGGTGACGAGCGCATTGGGCAACGTAGCCCGTTCCAAAAACTCCTGGGCCGCCCTGAGGTTGGCGCGCTCGTAGGAGCTGTGGTTCTATTTATCTTCTTCGCGTTGGTGTCCCAGACCTTCACCCAGCCGAACGCGTTGGCGACCATCCTGTATGGCAGTTCCACGATCGGGATCATGGCGGTGGGGGTATCGCTGCTGATGATCGGCGGCGAGTTCGACCTTTCGACCGGCGTCGCGGTGATTTCCTCGGCTCTGACGGCGTCCCTGTTTAGCTGGAATTTCTCGATGAATGCGTGGGTCGGTGTTGGCCTGGCGCTCGTCGTCTCGCTCGGGATCGGGTTTATTAACGGCTGGATCCTGATCAAGACGAAGCTGCCCAGCTTCATCGTGACCCTGGCGACGTTCCTGATGCTGACCGGGTTGAACCTGGCCCTGACCCGGCTGATCGGCGGCTCGGTGTCTTCGCCGTCGATTTCGAAGCTGGACGGTTTCGACTCGGCCCGGGCGGTGTTTGCTTCCTCGATCAGTGTGGGTGGCGTCGAGGTCAAGATCACCGTGTTTTTCTGGATCATCCTGGTCGCGGTGGCCTCGTGGGTGCTGCTGCGCACGAAGGTGGGGAACTGGATCTTCGCGGCCGGCGGCGACGCGAATGCTGCCCGCGCTGTCGGTGTCCCCGTCACCAAGACCAAGATCGGCCTGTTCATGGCAGTGGGTTTTTGCGGCTGGATCCTGGGCATGCACAACCTGTTCGCCTTCGATGCGGTGCAGTCAGGGGAGGGTGTGGGCAACGAGTTCCTGTACATCATCGCCGCGGTGATCGGCGGCTGCCTGCTGACCGGCGGCTACGGCTCGGCGGTGGGCGGCGCGATCGGCGCGTTTATCTTCGGCATGGCCAACAAGGGCATCGTGTATGCGCAGTGGAACCCGGACTGGTTCAAGTTCTTCCTGGGCCTGATGCTGCTGCTGGCCACCATCGTGAACCTCATCGTCAAGCGCCGCGCGGAACTCAAGTAA
- a CDS encoding ATP-binding cassette domain-containing protein, with product MNANQIDQQTLLHNETDPLTHTPVHLLSLEGVGKHYGNIIALSDVTMAVDNGRVTCVLGDNGAGKSTLIKIIAGLHQHDEGVLNIMGEERKFSSPRDALDVGIATVYQDLAVVPLMPIWRNFFLGSELTSGFGPFKSLDVQQMKDITKKELADMGIDLRDVEQPIGQLSGGERQCVAIARAVYFGAKVLILDEPTAALGVKQSGVVLRYILQARDRGLGVIFITHNPHHAFPVGDRFLLLKRGKSIGYYDKKDITLDELTAQMAGGAELAELAHELEQLGGHNEALKEVQAEVADVTDTAPPGGPKHA from the coding sequence ATGAACGCCAACCAGATCGACCAGCAGACCCTGCTGCACAATGAAACGGATCCGCTGACCCACACCCCGGTCCACCTGCTCTCCCTGGAGGGCGTGGGCAAGCACTACGGGAATATCATCGCCTTGAGTGATGTGACCATGGCGGTCGATAACGGCCGTGTCACCTGCGTGCTGGGAGATAACGGCGCCGGCAAGTCCACGCTGATCAAAATCATCGCCGGCCTGCACCAGCATGACGAGGGCGTGCTGAACATCATGGGTGAGGAACGGAAGTTCAGTTCGCCCCGTGACGCCCTCGACGTCGGGATCGCCACCGTCTACCAGGACCTGGCCGTCGTGCCCCTGATGCCGATCTGGCGGAACTTCTTCCTCGGCTCGGAACTGACCTCCGGGTTCGGGCCGTTCAAGAGCCTGGATGTCCAGCAGATGAAGGACATCACCAAGAAGGAACTCGCGGACATGGGCATTGACCTGCGCGACGTGGAGCAGCCCATCGGCCAGCTCTCCGGCGGTGAGCGCCAGTGCGTGGCGATCGCCCGGGCCGTGTACTTCGGGGCGAAGGTCCTGATCCTGGACGAGCCCACGGCGGCCCTGGGTGTGAAGCAGTCCGGCGTGGTCCTGCGCTACATCCTGCAGGCCCGCGACCGCGGCCTCGGGGTCATCTTCATCACCCACAACCCGCACCACGCCTTTCCCGTGGGGGACCGGTTCCTGCTGCTCAAGCGCGGCAAGTCAATCGGCTACTACGACAAAAAAGACATCACCCTGGACGAACTCACCGCCCAGATGGCAGGCGGTGCCGAACTCGCCGAACTCGCCCACGAACTCGAACAACTCGGCGGCCACAACGAGGCCCTCAAGGAAGTCCAGGCCGAAGTCGCCGACGTCACCGACACCGCCCCGCCAGGGGGCCCGAAGCACGCTTAG
- a CDS encoding Gfo/Idh/MocA family oxidoreductase yields the protein MPIRVGVIGAGIMGADHIRNLSSNIGGAEVTFVADLDADRAAAAAPSSARITTDPSELIHSSEVDAVVVASHDSTHAGLVLECFETMTPVLCEKPLAPTVLESLEVVAADADMVAATGASLLSLGFMRRFDPGYVALRQAVRGRAQGGPLMVHCISRNAAAAPGTTAESAITNSAIHELDIIPWLLGSPITEVSWQAGNSTRHAEAGLPDPAFMTLRTADGTLTTLELFLNAQYGYTTRCEVVSERGITALQNSALLGIEQEGTRQEQIPADWRPRFADAYRLQLQAWISALAAGDKPSLAGAQDGLNAALVAQAMIQSLHSDGTATKVKYL from the coding sequence ATGCCGATCCGGGTAGGTGTCATTGGCGCCGGAATCATGGGCGCGGACCACATCAGGAACCTCTCCTCCAACATCGGTGGTGCCGAGGTCACCTTCGTGGCAGATCTGGATGCTGACCGCGCCGCTGCGGCAGCGCCGTCGTCGGCACGCATCACCACCGACCCCTCGGAGCTGATCCACTCCAGCGAGGTGGACGCCGTGGTGGTGGCCTCACACGACTCCACCCACGCCGGCCTGGTCCTGGAGTGCTTCGAGACGATGACGCCGGTGCTGTGCGAAAAGCCGCTGGCACCCACCGTCCTGGAAAGCCTGGAAGTGGTGGCTGCGGACGCCGATATGGTGGCCGCGACGGGAGCGTCCCTGCTTTCGCTCGGTTTCATGCGGCGCTTCGACCCGGGCTACGTGGCACTGCGGCAGGCCGTGCGGGGACGGGCGCAGGGCGGGCCGCTGATGGTCCACTGCATCAGCCGGAACGCCGCCGCGGCTCCCGGCACCACGGCGGAATCGGCCATCACCAACTCGGCCATCCATGAGCTGGACATCATTCCCTGGCTGCTGGGCTCTCCCATCACGGAAGTGTCCTGGCAGGCCGGCAACAGCACCCGGCACGCGGAGGCCGGTCTGCCGGACCCGGCATTCATGACGCTCCGGACCGCCGACGGAACCCTCACCACCCTGGAACTGTTCCTGAATGCCCAGTACGGCTACACCACCCGTTGCGAGGTTGTTTCGGAGCGCGGCATCACGGCACTGCAGAACTCCGCCCTGCTGGGCATCGAGCAGGAAGGAACCAGGCAGGAGCAGATCCCTGCGGACTGGCGACCCCGCTTCGCCGACGCGTACCGGCTGCAGCTGCAGGCCTGGATCTCTGCGCTTGCCGCGGGAGACAAGCCTTCCCTCGCCGGTGCCCAGGACGGACTGAACGCCGCACTCGTCGCCCAAGCCATGATCCAGTCGCTGCACAGCGACGGGACGGCCACGAAGGTCAAGTATCTATGA
- a CDS encoding Gfo/Idh/MocA family oxidoreductase — translation MTATALPSSRVPDSRDAPVLRWGIMGPGWIAERFTESLQAHTGQVIGAVGSRSLNRSKAFADTFNVPAAYGSYEELAAAPDIDIVYVCTPHTGHHAAALLAIEAGKHVLVEKPLGLNADQARDIAGRAEAAGVFAAEAMWTFFLPKFDVIRQILDAGTLGTITTVVAEYGEHFDPAHRIFNPDLAGGPLLDLGTYPLALVTEVLGSPQQLAAMGQPHQSGVNAQLSAMMTFDGSAQAMVNTHVHNFTPTAAIVVGSKATLTIDGPFNMPGGFEVRFPDGTRLRHDEPAGGHFEGLHYEAAAVARAIGAGSREASQRTLAASIRTLEVADQIRSQLGLVFRGEATTAAARH, via the coding sequence ATGACCGCCACCGCCCTCCCGTCGTCCAGGGTCCCGGACTCCCGTGACGCCCCCGTGCTGCGCTGGGGCATCATGGGCCCGGGCTGGATCGCCGAACGCTTCACCGAATCCCTCCAGGCGCACACCGGACAGGTGATTGGCGCCGTCGGGTCCCGGTCACTGAACAGGTCCAAGGCCTTCGCGGACACGTTCAACGTGCCGGCCGCGTACGGGAGCTATGAGGAACTGGCCGCGGCCCCGGACATCGACATCGTCTACGTGTGCACGCCGCACACCGGCCACCACGCCGCCGCACTGCTGGCCATCGAGGCGGGCAAGCACGTGCTGGTCGAGAAACCGCTCGGCCTCAACGCGGACCAGGCACGCGATATTGCCGGCCGGGCCGAGGCCGCCGGCGTGTTCGCCGCGGAGGCCATGTGGACGTTCTTCCTGCCGAAGTTCGATGTGATCCGCCAGATCCTCGACGCCGGCACCCTGGGGACCATCACCACAGTGGTTGCGGAGTATGGCGAGCACTTCGACCCCGCCCACCGCATCTTCAATCCTGACCTCGCCGGCGGCCCGCTGCTGGACCTGGGCACGTATCCACTGGCACTGGTGACCGAGGTGCTGGGCAGCCCGCAGCAACTGGCTGCCATGGGTCAGCCGCACCAGTCCGGCGTGAATGCCCAGCTGTCCGCGATGATGACGTTCGACGGCAGCGCGCAGGCCATGGTGAACACTCACGTGCACAACTTCACGCCCACGGCAGCCATAGTGGTGGGCTCAAAGGCGACACTGACCATCGACGGGCCCTTCAACATGCCCGGCGGCTTCGAGGTCCGCTTCCCCGACGGCACCCGCCTTCGCCATGACGAACCCGCGGGCGGCCACTTCGAAGGCCTGCACTATGAGGCCGCGGCCGTTGCACGGGCCATCGGCGCAGGCAGCCGGGAAGCCAGCCAACGGACACTGGCTGCCTCCATCCGCACCTTGGAAGTGGCCGATCAGATCCGCAGCCAGCTCGGCCTGGTGTTCCGCGGCGAAGCAACCACGGCCGCGGCCCGGCACTAA
- a CDS encoding Gfo/Idh/MocA family oxidoreductase, with product MAYLTPTPAPNPAPVRIGLIGSGWMGAFHAESIARRVPDAVLAAIADPNVESAQALAASLGTTKVTASAEDILADPAIDAVIIASPARFHAALTSKAAAAGKHVFCEKPAAQDLDELDAALAAVEAAGVHFQIGFNRRYADDFQAAKKDLAAGTAGTPQLLRSLTRDPGTGSIPNAARVPAWTIFLETLIHDFDTLNWFNEGAEPVEVYAVADALVEPALRDQGFLDTAVVTVRYSNGAIAVAEANFSALYGYDVRGEVFGSKGMVQAGRSTETAARRYTADGLSADTPRLNVELFRQAYTDELADFTAAVRSRRDGTPPPSADFTLTPGPADARRALAMALACIDSVKQGAPAAVPSAAKVRP from the coding sequence ATGGCTTATCTCACCCCCACCCCCGCCCCCAACCCGGCCCCGGTACGGATCGGCCTCATCGGCTCGGGCTGGATGGGCGCGTTCCACGCTGAAAGCATTGCCCGCCGGGTCCCGGATGCGGTGCTCGCCGCCATCGCCGACCCAAACGTTGAATCTGCCCAGGCGCTCGCCGCCTCGCTCGGCACAACCAAAGTCACGGCCAGTGCCGAGGACATCCTGGCCGATCCCGCGATCGATGCCGTGATCATCGCCAGTCCGGCCCGTTTTCATGCCGCCCTGACCAGCAAGGCAGCCGCCGCCGGGAAACACGTGTTCTGCGAAAAGCCTGCGGCGCAGGACCTTGACGAGCTCGACGCCGCCCTTGCCGCCGTGGAGGCCGCCGGGGTGCACTTCCAAATAGGCTTCAACCGCCGCTACGCCGACGACTTCCAGGCGGCCAAGAAGGACCTTGCCGCAGGGACGGCGGGCACGCCGCAGCTCCTGCGCTCGCTCACGCGCGATCCGGGGACCGGCAGCATCCCGAACGCCGCGAGGGTACCGGCCTGGACCATTTTCCTGGAAACCCTCATCCACGACTTCGACACCCTGAACTGGTTCAATGAGGGCGCTGAGCCCGTGGAGGTCTACGCCGTGGCCGACGCCCTGGTGGAACCCGCCCTGCGCGACCAAGGCTTCCTGGACACCGCCGTGGTCACCGTCCGCTACAGCAACGGCGCCATCGCCGTGGCGGAAGCGAACTTCAGCGCCCTCTATGGCTACGACGTCCGGGGTGAGGTCTTCGGTTCAAAGGGCATGGTCCAGGCCGGCCGGTCCACCGAAACAGCGGCCCGCCGCTACACGGCCGACGGCCTCTCCGCGGACACTCCGCGGCTCAACGTGGAACTCTTCCGCCAGGCCTATACGGATGAACTCGCCGACTTCACCGCCGCGGTGCGGTCACGGCGCGACGGTACGCCGCCGCCGTCGGCCGATTTCACGCTGACCCCGGGACCGGCAGACGCGCGCCGTGCCCTCGCCATGGCACTGGCCTGCATCGATTCCGTGAAGCAGGGCGCTCCCGCGGCTGTTCCTTCGGCGGCGAAGGTGAGGCCATGA
- a CDS encoding TIM barrel protein, whose translation MRLAVCAEMVFTDLPFTERVRRIHDAGFDVELWDSRTKDVKALAASGAVFSSMTGYTAGSLVDPDTADDVVRTAESLIPTALELGVSRLVVHSAELVDGKAAHPVFRSTGRMWITGARTLERLGALGAKHRVTFCLENLNTVLDHPGIPLARAKDTLALVEATGHPNVKLMLDLYHAQLGEGNLIELVRTALPHIGEIQVADVPGRCEPGTGEVNYQAVARALADAGYDGTVGLEAWASGDSEAALAAFRAAFTDRPAPVRPVTIP comes from the coding sequence ATGCGGCTGGCTGTCTGCGCGGAGATGGTGTTCACGGACCTGCCTTTCACCGAGCGCGTGCGGCGGATCCACGATGCCGGGTTCGACGTTGAACTGTGGGACTCCCGCACCAAGGACGTGAAGGCGCTGGCGGCAAGCGGCGCGGTCTTTTCCTCCATGACGGGATACACCGCGGGCAGCCTGGTGGATCCGGACACTGCCGACGACGTCGTCCGTACGGCTGAGTCACTGATCCCCACGGCCCTGGAGCTCGGTGTCAGCCGCTTGGTGGTGCACTCCGCGGAACTGGTGGACGGGAAGGCCGCACATCCCGTCTTCAGGTCCACCGGCCGCATGTGGATCACGGGGGCCAGGACCCTGGAGCGCCTGGGAGCGCTGGGAGCGAAGCACCGGGTGACTTTTTGTCTGGAGAACCTCAACACGGTCCTGGACCACCCCGGCATCCCGCTGGCCCGTGCCAAGGACACGCTGGCCCTGGTGGAAGCGACCGGGCACCCCAACGTGAAGCTCATGCTGGACCTCTACCACGCGCAGCTGGGCGAGGGGAACCTGATTGAACTGGTGCGGACCGCCCTGCCGCACATCGGCGAGATCCAGGTGGCGGATGTCCCTGGCCGCTGTGAGCCCGGCACCGGCGAAGTCAACTACCAGGCTGTCGCCCGGGCGCTCGCCGACGCCGGCTACGACGGCACCGTCGGACTGGAAGCATGGGCCAGCGGCGACAGTGAGGCCGCCCTGGCAGCGTTCCGGGCAGCCTTCACCGACCGGCCGGCACCCGTCCGGCCGGTCACGATCCCTTAG
- a CDS encoding Gfo/Idh/MocA family oxidoreductase, giving the protein MKDVILGLVGVGRIGVMHANNIASLNGVLNPQGISARLRLTDVAEDHARNIAGGLGAEFLPSVADLIASGVDGLVIATGTATHPELIRAGVDAGIPVFCEKPVAMNVADALPVLDYIGNNNGVVQIGHQRRFDAGYLEAKRAYQAGELGWIHSLRAVTCDMTPPPVEFLATSGGLFRDCSVHDFDILRWLTGRDIVEVYAKGSNNGDPAIGDVGDVDTALAVITFDDGTVGTVSASRYNGAGHDVRLEIQGSNRTVMVGLDSKSALASAEAGITFPDGEPHQTFAERFDQAYRSEMAAFVELILGERENPCTPQDAVAASRVADAAQESLVTGAPVKVALPMAT; this is encoded by the coding sequence ATGAAGGATGTCATTCTCGGCCTGGTGGGGGTGGGACGCATCGGCGTGATGCACGCCAACAACATTGCCTCGCTCAACGGGGTGCTGAACCCGCAGGGGATCAGCGCCCGGCTCAGGCTCACGGATGTTGCGGAAGATCACGCACGCAACATCGCCGGAGGCCTCGGCGCGGAGTTCCTGCCCTCCGTGGCGGACCTGATCGCCTCGGGCGTGGACGGCCTGGTGATTGCCACCGGAACCGCGACCCACCCCGAACTCATCAGGGCCGGAGTGGATGCCGGCATTCCGGTGTTCTGCGAGAAGCCGGTAGCCATGAACGTAGCCGACGCGTTGCCGGTGCTGGACTATATCGGGAACAACAATGGCGTGGTGCAGATCGGCCACCAGCGCCGCTTCGACGCCGGCTACCTCGAAGCCAAACGCGCCTACCAGGCCGGCGAGCTGGGCTGGATCCACTCGCTGCGCGCCGTCACCTGCGACATGACGCCCCCGCCGGTGGAATTCCTGGCCACGTCCGGCGGATTGTTCCGGGACTGCTCGGTCCACGACTTCGACATCCTGCGCTGGCTGACCGGCCGCGACATTGTGGAAGTCTATGCGAAGGGCTCCAACAACGGTGATCCGGCCATCGGCGACGTGGGCGACGTGGATACGGCCTTGGCCGTGATCACGTTCGACGACGGCACCGTGGGAACGGTCTCCGCCAGCCGCTACAACGGGGCCGGCCACGATGTCCGTCTGGAGATCCAGGGATCCAACCGGACAGTCATGGTGGGCCTGGATTCGAAGTCGGCGCTGGCCTCGGCCGAAGCCGGGATCACCTTTCCCGACGGCGAACCGCACCAGACCTTCGCGGAGCGCTTCGACCAGGCGTACCGGTCCGAGATGGCTGCGTTTGTGGAGCTGATCCTGGGCGAGCGGGAAAACCCGTGCACGCCCCAGGACGCGGTGGCCGCATCCCGCGTGGCCGATGCTGCCCAGGAATCCCTGGTGACGGGCGCGCCCGTCAAAGTGGCGCTGCCAATGGCCACCTGA
- the iolB gene encoding 5-deoxy-glucuronate isomerase has product MTNWVYPLGSATDGNWDISLGTSDSATAVEGWAHTGLKVATLAAGAAVSLPAAGEERIVIPLNGAFTATVDGVDYPLAGRTSVFHGPSDVLYSGTGKAVTISSADGGRVAVATAPAKAAYPTRLVTAAETPVELRGAGNCSRQVHNFGTPAALEADRFIVCEVLTPAGNWSSYPPHKHDEEKDGETNLEEIYYFETRVSAGSGAPADADAIGYQRVYASDERPIDVAAEVRTGDVVLVPYGWHGPAMAAPGYDLYYLNVMAGPGPVREWLISDDPHHGWVRQSWDGQDIDPRLPFTA; this is encoded by the coding sequence ATGACCAACTGGGTCTACCCCCTGGGCTCCGCCACTGACGGCAACTGGGACATCTCCCTCGGCACCTCAGATTCCGCCACAGCCGTGGAAGGCTGGGCCCATACGGGACTGAAGGTGGCCACCCTCGCCGCGGGCGCCGCCGTCAGCCTGCCGGCGGCCGGCGAGGAACGCATCGTGATTCCGCTCAACGGCGCCTTCACCGCGACGGTGGACGGCGTGGACTACCCCCTTGCGGGGCGAACCTCGGTGTTCCACGGGCCCAGCGACGTGCTGTACTCCGGTACCGGCAAAGCCGTTACCATCAGCTCAGCCGACGGCGGCCGCGTGGCCGTCGCGACCGCCCCGGCGAAGGCCGCGTACCCCACGCGCCTGGTCACCGCCGCGGAGACACCCGTGGAACTGCGCGGCGCCGGAAACTGCTCCCGCCAGGTCCACAACTTCGGCACCCCGGCGGCCCTGGAGGCGGACCGGTTTATTGTCTGCGAAGTCCTCACTCCGGCCGGCAACTGGTCCTCCTATCCCCCGCACAAGCATGATGAGGAGAAGGACGGCGAAACAAACCTCGAGGAGATCTACTACTTCGAGACCCGGGTGTCCGCAGGCTCCGGGGCACCTGCCGACGCCGACGCCATCGGCTACCAACGCGTTTACGCCTCGGATGAGCGCCCCATCGACGTGGCCGCCGAGGTCCGCACCGGCGACGTGGTGCTGGTCCCCTACGGCTGGCACGGCCCTGCCATGGCGGCACCCGGCTACGACCTGTACTACCTCAACGTCATGGCCGGTCCCGGCCCGGTGCGGGAATGGCTCATCAGCGACGACCCCCACCACGGCTGGGTGCGGCAAAGCTGGGACGGGCAGGACATCGATCCCCGGTTGCCGTTTACGGCATAG
- a CDS encoding GntR family transcriptional regulator — protein MANQLGLTIDRSSPIPLYHQVVQGIEAAIHSGVLEPGSRLDNEIDLAAQLNLSRPTMRKAMDELVRSGLLVRKRGVGTQVVSSQVRRPLELSSLFDDLTNNGKKPTTEVLSFSHMEADAATLATLQLPAGSKVYHFTRLRKVGGKPLALMENWVRDDIATMDEAMLAAEGLYSILRRGGVNFRLATQRIGAMIANDYQAPLLETEVNAALVTMERTAVDDTGRRVETGHHVYRADSYSFEMTLVQR, from the coding sequence GTGGCGAATCAACTTGGTCTCACCATCGACCGCTCCTCCCCCATCCCCTTGTATCACCAGGTGGTTCAGGGGATAGAGGCGGCCATCCACAGCGGAGTCCTGGAACCGGGCAGCCGGCTCGACAACGAAATCGACCTCGCGGCACAGCTCAACCTGTCCCGGCCCACCATGCGCAAGGCCATGGACGAATTGGTCCGCTCCGGCCTGCTGGTCCGCAAGCGGGGCGTGGGAACGCAGGTGGTGTCCAGCCAGGTCCGCCGCCCGCTGGAACTGTCCAGCCTGTTTGACGACCTCACGAACAACGGCAAAAAACCCACCACCGAGGTGCTGAGCTTCTCCCACATGGAAGCCGACGCCGCCACCCTGGCCACCCTGCAACTGCCCGCCGGCTCGAAGGTCTACCACTTCACCCGGCTGCGCAAGGTGGGCGGCAAGCCGCTGGCTCTGATGGAGAACTGGGTCCGCGATGACATCGCCACCATGGATGAGGCCATGCTCGCCGCGGAAGGGCTCTACTCCATCCTGCGCCGGGGCGGCGTCAACTTCCGCCTGGCCACCCAGCGGATCGGCGCCATGATCGCCAACGACTATCAGGCACCGCTGCTTGAGACGGAAGTGAACGCGGCCCTGGTGACCATGGAACGCACCGCTGTGGACGATACGGGGCGGCGCGTGGAGACCGGCCACCACGTCTACCGCGCCGATTCCTACAGCTTTGAAATGACACTCGTACAGCGCTAA
- a CDS encoding SRPBCC family protein, which translates to MSNPLNLSVPEGLPFIDYDREFEFPVADVFRAHKDPALITQWLGPRGLKMEIDHYDFRTGGTYSYLHTGPDGVAYEFSGVFHTVRENEFAIQTFEFGGYPDVVSLEFMTFEDLGNGRTRLRGHSVYPSVEARDGMAQSGMEGGLTEGYERLDELLSGAKV; encoded by the coding sequence ATGAGCAATCCACTGAACCTCAGCGTTCCTGAGGGACTCCCCTTCATCGACTACGACCGCGAGTTCGAGTTCCCCGTGGCGGACGTCTTCCGCGCCCACAAGGACCCCGCCCTGATTACCCAATGGCTCGGTCCGCGCGGCCTGAAGATGGAGATTGACCACTACGACTTCCGGACCGGCGGCACCTACAGCTACCTGCACACCGGGCCCGATGGCGTGGCCTACGAGTTCAGCGGCGTCTTCCACACGGTCCGGGAAAATGAGTTCGCCATCCAGACCTTCGAGTTCGGTGGCTACCCGGACGTGGTCAGCCTCGAATTCATGACTTTTGAAGACCTCGGCAACGGGCGCACGCGCTTGCGCGGCCACTCGGTTTACCCCAGCGTGGAAGCCCGCGACGGCATGGCCCAGTCCGGCATGGAAGGCGGCCTGACAGAAGGCTACGAGCGGCTTGACGAGCTGCTCAGCGGCGCGAAAGTCTAG
- a CDS encoding metalloregulator ArsR/SmtB family transcription factor, which yields MDSDDGTLDSAFMALADPVRRQIVARLSRGQATVNELAEPFAISKQAVSKHIQVLEQAGLVTRTRDAQRRPVHLNPARLEALTAWIDQYRLVREEQFRGLDAVLRSVAATGGAHPKESS from the coding sequence ATGGACTCCGACGACGGCACCCTGGACTCGGCCTTTATGGCCCTGGCCGATCCCGTGCGGCGGCAGATCGTTGCCCGGCTGAGCCGGGGGCAGGCCACAGTCAACGAACTGGCGGAACCCTTCGCGATCAGCAAACAGGCGGTCTCGAAGCACATCCAGGTCCTCGAGCAGGCCGGGCTCGTCACCCGCACGCGTGACGCCCAGCGCCGGCCCGTCCATCTGAATCCCGCACGGCTGGAGGCACTCACAGCGTGGATCGACCAGTACCGGCTGGTCCGCGAAGAGCAGTTCCGCGGCCTCGACGCCGTGCTCCGATCCGTCGCCGCAACCGGCGGCGCACACCCCAAGGAATCATCATGA